Proteins co-encoded in one Rhodococcus sp. PAMC28707 genomic window:
- the rpsP gene encoding 30S ribosomal protein S16 translates to MAVKIKLMRIGKIRTPHYRVVIADSRTRRNGRAIETIGKYEPKQDPSIIDIDSERAQYWLGVGAVPTEPVEALLKITGDWQKFKGLPGTEGTLRFAEAKPSKLDLFNAALAQADAEPLGDATTAKKKKAPKADEAAKSDETAKADDSAAAETAEAPAAEAAEK, encoded by the coding sequence ATGGCTGTCAAGATCAAGCTCATGCGTATCGGCAAGATCCGCACCCCGCACTACCGCGTCGTCATCGCTGACTCTCGCACTCGCCGCAACGGCCGTGCGATCGAGACCATCGGCAAGTACGAGCCCAAGCAGGACCCCAGCATCATCGACATCGATTCCGAGCGTGCACAGTACTGGCTCGGAGTCGGCGCTGTCCCGACCGAGCCCGTCGAAGCACTGCTGAAGATCACCGGTGATTGGCAGAAGTTCAAGGGCCTTCCGGGCACCGAGGGCACGCTCCGCTTCGCTGAGGCCAAGCCTTCCAAGCTGGACCTCTTCAACGCTGCTCTGGCTCAGGCCGACGCCGAGCCGCTCGGCGACGCTACGACCGCCAAGAAGAAGAAGGCTCCGAAGGCCGACGAGGCTGCAAAGTCCGATGAGACGGCCAAGGCCGACGATTCAGCTGCTGCCGAGACCGCAGAAGCTCCGGCCGCCGAGGCTGCTGAGAAGTGA
- the ffh gene encoding signal recognition particle protein: protein MFESLSDRLTGTLKDLRGKGRLSPADIDATAREIRLALLEADVALPVVREFITRIKTRAKGAEVSGALNPAQQVVKIVNEELVGILGGETRRLTFAKTPPTVVMLAGLQGSGKTTLAGKLAKWLKDQGHTPLLVACDLQRPGAVTQLQIVGERAGATVFAPHPGTSIGGGENALGVSASDPVEVARAGVAEARNKQYDIVIVDTAGRLGIDTELMTQAAGIRDAVQPDETLFVLDSMVGQDAVSTAQAFRDGVGFTGVVLTKLDGDARGGAALSVREVTGAPIMFASTGEKLEDFDVFHPDRMASRILGMGDVLSLIEQAEQHFDAEQAEATANKIGSGQLTLDDFLEQMMAVRKMGPIGNLLGMLPGAGQMKELANVDEKQLDRVQAIIRGMTPRERTDPKIINASRRLRIANGSGVKVSDVNQLVDRFFEARKMMSAMAGRMGMPGARNQVRSKKGKKGKKGARGPTQPKIRGGFPGMPGGMPAGMPDLSGMPKGLDQIPPGLEGIDLSQLKLPKK from the coding sequence GTGTTCGAATCCCTTTCCGACAGGTTGACCGGGACCCTCAAAGACCTGCGTGGCAAGGGGCGTCTGTCGCCTGCCGATATCGATGCCACCGCCCGCGAAATTCGACTTGCCCTGCTCGAAGCCGACGTGGCGCTTCCAGTGGTGCGAGAGTTCATCACGCGTATCAAGACGCGAGCCAAGGGTGCCGAGGTTTCCGGCGCGCTCAATCCTGCCCAGCAGGTCGTCAAGATCGTCAACGAAGAACTCGTCGGAATTCTCGGCGGCGAGACCCGCCGACTTACCTTCGCGAAGACACCTCCGACCGTCGTCATGCTGGCAGGCCTACAGGGCTCCGGTAAGACCACGCTTGCGGGCAAGCTCGCCAAGTGGTTGAAAGATCAGGGGCACACGCCTCTCCTGGTCGCCTGCGATCTGCAGCGTCCGGGCGCCGTCACTCAGCTTCAGATCGTCGGAGAACGCGCTGGCGCGACTGTCTTCGCCCCGCACCCGGGCACGTCCATCGGAGGCGGTGAGAACGCGCTGGGAGTCTCTGCATCCGATCCTGTCGAGGTTGCTCGTGCAGGCGTTGCCGAGGCCCGGAACAAGCAGTACGACATCGTCATCGTCGATACGGCAGGCCGGCTTGGAATCGATACCGAACTGATGACTCAGGCCGCGGGCATCCGAGACGCGGTCCAGCCGGACGAAACCCTGTTCGTCCTCGATTCGATGGTCGGACAGGACGCCGTGAGTACGGCGCAAGCTTTCCGTGACGGTGTCGGATTCACCGGTGTCGTGCTGACAAAGCTCGACGGAGATGCACGTGGCGGCGCGGCACTGAGTGTGCGTGAGGTGACCGGTGCCCCGATCATGTTCGCATCTACGGGTGAGAAGCTCGAAGACTTCGACGTGTTCCACCCCGACCGGATGGCCAGTCGAATTCTCGGAATGGGTGATGTTCTCAGCCTCATCGAGCAGGCTGAGCAGCATTTCGACGCGGAACAGGCCGAAGCGACCGCGAACAAGATCGGGTCGGGGCAGCTGACGCTGGACGACTTCCTCGAACAAATGATGGCCGTTCGCAAAATGGGCCCGATCGGCAATCTGCTCGGGATGCTTCCCGGTGCCGGCCAGATGAAGGAACTGGCCAATGTGGACGAGAAGCAACTCGACCGCGTGCAGGCGATCATTCGTGGCATGACGCCACGCGAGCGCACCGACCCCAAGATCATCAATGCCTCCCGCAGGCTGCGCATCGCCAACGGATCCGGTGTCAAGGTTTCCGACGTCAACCAACTCGTCGACCGCTTCTTCGAAGCGCGGAAGATGATGTCGGCCATGGCAGGTCGCATGGGGATGCCGGGCGCGCGCAATCAGGTCCGCAGCAAGAAGGGTAAAAAAGGCAAGAAGGGTGCTCGTGGCCCAACCCAGCCGAAGATCCGTGGCGGTTTCCCGGGCATGCCGGGTGGCATGCCCGCCGGTATGCCCGATCTATCCGGTATGCCCAAGGGCCTCGATCAGATTCCGCCAGGCCTCGAAGGCATCGACCTGTCCCAGCTGAAGCTGCCCAAGAAGTAG
- a CDS encoding Tex family protein — protein sequence MTTALKSVNKRIAEELDVREEQVRAAVDLLDGGSTVPFIARYRKEVTGSLDDAQLRQLDERLRYLRELDERRDAVIDSIRSQGKLDEALEQSLMLAETKARVEDIYLPFKPKRRTKAQIAREAGHEPVADALISDPNTDPAQYDTEQLDGARAILVERFAEDPDLVGELRELMWTRGKLTASVRKGKEDEGSKFADYFEFSEPFTSLPSHRILAALRGEKEEILSLGLEPEQEETQPGVPTVYEGRIARKFDIADRGRAGDRWLLDTVRWAWRTKLLVTMAIDVRMRLRQSAEKDAVDVFASNLKDLLLAAPAGNRSTMGLDPGFRTGTKVAVVDSTGKVVDYDTIYPHKPQGKWDQALATLAALASKHSVQLIAIGNGTASRETDALAAELIAKYPAAGLTKIVVSEAGASVYSASAYASSELPELDVTIRGAVSIARRLQDPLAELVKIDPKSIGVGQYQHDISEALLARSLGAVVEDAVNAVGVDVNTASVPLLSRVSGIAGSLAESIVAHRDQHGPFASRSKLKDVARLGPKAFEQCAGFLRIVDGDDPLDRSSVHPEAYPVVRRIVDTAGVGVREVIGNSALLRTLDPRKFADDRFGLPTVTDIIAELEKPGRDPRPEFKTATFAAGIEKVADLKPGMTLEGVVTNVAAFGAFVDVGVHQDGLVHVSALSHNFVKDPREVVKSGQVVKVKVMEVDIARQRIGLSLRLDDEPGAGSKDKPRGGQSDRRQGPRKEGRGGDNRRGENRGGDNRGGAARQASTPVGGSMADALRNAGFGK from the coding sequence GTGACGACTGCTCTGAAATCTGTGAACAAGCGTATAGCCGAAGAACTCGACGTCCGCGAGGAGCAGGTCCGCGCGGCCGTGGATCTGTTGGACGGCGGTTCGACCGTTCCGTTCATCGCTCGGTATCGGAAGGAGGTCACCGGCAGCCTCGACGACGCCCAGCTCCGCCAGCTAGACGAGCGTCTGCGGTACCTCCGCGAACTCGACGAGCGACGTGATGCGGTCATCGATTCGATTCGATCCCAAGGCAAGCTCGACGAGGCACTAGAGCAGTCCCTGATGCTGGCCGAGACGAAAGCCCGAGTCGAGGACATCTACCTGCCGTTCAAGCCGAAGCGCAGAACGAAGGCTCAGATCGCGAGGGAGGCCGGGCACGAGCCTGTTGCCGACGCACTCATCTCCGATCCGAATACCGACCCGGCGCAGTACGACACCGAACAACTCGATGGTGCACGCGCAATCCTCGTCGAACGTTTCGCGGAGGATCCGGACCTGGTGGGCGAACTTCGTGAGCTCATGTGGACCCGCGGCAAGTTGACGGCATCGGTCCGTAAGGGCAAGGAGGACGAAGGCTCCAAATTTGCGGACTACTTCGAGTTCTCCGAGCCCTTCACCAGCTTGCCTTCGCACCGGATTCTCGCTGCACTGCGTGGGGAGAAGGAGGAGATTCTCTCCCTGGGCCTCGAGCCGGAGCAGGAGGAAACGCAGCCTGGAGTACCCACGGTCTACGAAGGGCGAATCGCGAGGAAGTTCGACATCGCCGATCGTGGCCGTGCCGGTGACCGCTGGCTCCTCGACACCGTGCGTTGGGCATGGCGGACCAAGCTCCTGGTGACCATGGCGATAGATGTTCGTATGCGCCTTCGGCAGTCCGCCGAAAAGGACGCGGTGGATGTGTTCGCGTCCAACCTGAAGGACCTGTTGCTTGCCGCTCCTGCAGGCAACCGTTCGACGATGGGTCTCGATCCGGGATTCCGGACAGGCACCAAAGTTGCAGTGGTGGACTCGACCGGCAAGGTCGTCGACTACGACACGATCTATCCGCACAAGCCTCAAGGAAAATGGGACCAGGCGCTCGCGACCCTGGCGGCGTTGGCTTCGAAACATTCGGTTCAGTTGATCGCGATCGGAAACGGCACGGCCTCACGCGAAACCGACGCGCTCGCTGCGGAGCTCATCGCCAAATACCCTGCGGCAGGATTGACCAAGATCGTTGTTTCCGAAGCTGGCGCATCGGTGTACTCGGCATCGGCTTACGCCTCGAGCGAGTTGCCCGAGCTCGACGTGACTATTCGCGGGGCGGTCTCCATTGCACGACGGCTCCAAGATCCGTTGGCGGAGCTGGTGAAGATCGATCCGAAATCCATCGGGGTCGGCCAGTACCAGCACGACATTTCCGAGGCGTTGTTGGCGAGGTCCCTCGGTGCTGTCGTGGAGGATGCCGTGAACGCCGTCGGGGTCGACGTCAACACAGCCTCCGTTCCACTGTTGTCCAGGGTGTCGGGAATTGCTGGTTCGCTAGCCGAAAGCATTGTTGCGCATCGTGATCAACACGGTCCTTTCGCCAGTCGCTCCAAGCTCAAAGATGTCGCACGGCTGGGTCCGAAGGCGTTCGAGCAGTGTGCAGGATTCCTACGCATCGTCGACGGGGACGATCCGCTCGATCGGTCGAGCGTGCACCCTGAGGCATACCCGGTAGTTCGGCGCATCGTCGACACGGCCGGTGTGGGGGTACGCGAGGTGATCGGCAACAGCGCATTACTGCGCACGCTCGATCCACGAAAGTTCGCCGACGATCGATTCGGCCTCCCCACCGTCACGGACATCATTGCCGAACTCGAAAAGCCGGGTAGGGATCCGCGTCCGGAGTTCAAGACTGCAACCTTTGCAGCAGGTATAGAGAAGGTCGCGGATTTGAAGCCGGGAATGACGCTCGAAGGCGTGGTGACGAACGTCGCGGCGTTCGGCGCCTTCGTCGATGTGGGCGTACATCAAGACGGTTTGGTGCACGTTTCGGCGTTGTCGCACAACTTTGTGAAGGATCCACGCGAGGTCGTCAAGTCGGGGCAGGTGGTCAAGGTCAAGGTCATGGAGGTCGACATCGCGCGTCAGCGCATCGGCCTGAGCTTGCGCCTCGACGACGAACCCGGTGCCGGATCGAAGGACAAGCCTCGTGGTGGTCAGTCGGATCGGCGCCAAGGGCCACGCAAGGAAGGCCGCGGTGGTGACAATCGCCGTGGTGAGAATCGCGGTGGTGACAATCGCGGAGGGGCTGCGCGCCAAGCCAGTACTCCGGTGGGAGGCTCCATGGCAGACGCGCTCCGGAACGCAGGATTCGGCAAATAG
- the rimM gene encoding ribosome maturation factor RimM (Essential for efficient processing of 16S rRNA), with amino-acid sequence MELVIGRVAKSHGVKGEVVVDVRTDEPDERFAVGTVLHGRKPRVSTDTTEYTVEAARDHSGRLLLRLKGVDDRSVSDALRGTLFVIDSKDLPTSSDDDDEFYDHELEGLSVRLLDGTVIGTIREVLHSAAGELLSIRPADGSRAELLVPFVAAIVTSVSLADGVVVIDPPEGLLDPE; translated from the coding sequence ATGGAGCTCGTAATCGGTCGTGTCGCCAAGTCGCACGGCGTCAAAGGCGAAGTGGTAGTCGATGTTCGCACCGACGAACCGGACGAACGCTTTGCTGTAGGAACGGTGCTGCACGGGCGTAAGCCGCGAGTATCGACCGATACAACCGAATACACGGTAGAAGCCGCCCGGGACCACTCCGGGCGGCTTCTCCTGCGCTTGAAAGGCGTCGACGACCGCAGCGTGTCCGACGCTCTTCGCGGCACACTGTTCGTGATCGATTCCAAAGATCTGCCGACCTCGTCGGACGATGACGACGAATTCTACGACCATGAGCTCGAGGGACTGTCGGTCCGTCTGCTCGACGGAACTGTCATCGGTACGATCCGAGAGGTGCTGCACTCGGCGGCGGGGGAGTTGTTGTCCATCCGCCCCGCTGACGGCAGCCGCGCAGAGTTACTCGTGCCGTTCGTCGCCGCGATCGTGACGTCGGTGTCGCTTGCCGACGGCGTCGTCGTGATCGATCCGCCCGAGGGTCTACTGGACCCGGAGTAG
- a CDS encoding amidohydrolase family protein: MVGFRVRGRVLPSEELIELWIVDGLVSVEPVVGAQSLCEDGWILPGLVDAHCHVGIKYGGGHEDLPGAVEQAKTERDVGALLLRDAGSPIDTRELDEYEELPRIIRAGRHIAMPKRYIPGLAVDIEDESQLPEAVAQQARSGDGWVKLVGDWIDRSVGDLSPLWDEAILKKAIDAAHAEGARVTAHVFGEDALPGLIGAGIDCIEHGTGLTDATIEQMVEHGTALVPTLINIETFPDIAASAGKYPVYARHMRELHGRVASTIGRAHDAGIPIFAGTDAGGSIRHGRIAEEVQALERVGMTATEALGAACWDARSWLGHPGLEHGASADLLIYTTDPRRGPDVLSTPDVVVLRGVPIERK, translated from the coding sequence ATGGTCGGATTCAGAGTTCGGGGTCGGGTATTGCCGTCCGAGGAACTCATCGAACTGTGGATCGTGGATGGCCTCGTCTCGGTGGAACCAGTAGTCGGTGCGCAGTCACTGTGCGAGGACGGCTGGATTCTCCCCGGTCTCGTCGACGCGCACTGTCACGTCGGTATCAAGTACGGCGGCGGGCACGAGGACCTTCCCGGCGCAGTCGAGCAGGCGAAGACCGAGCGTGATGTCGGAGCATTGTTGCTTCGTGATGCCGGATCGCCCATCGACACCAGAGAACTCGACGAGTACGAAGAACTGCCGCGGATAATTCGCGCCGGACGGCACATCGCCATGCCCAAGCGGTACATCCCGGGTTTGGCCGTCGATATCGAGGACGAATCGCAACTGCCGGAAGCTGTTGCGCAGCAGGCGCGATCGGGTGACGGCTGGGTCAAGCTGGTCGGTGACTGGATCGACAGAAGCGTCGGGGACCTCAGCCCGCTGTGGGACGAGGCGATCCTGAAGAAAGCAATCGATGCAGCACACGCCGAAGGTGCGCGGGTCACCGCGCACGTGTTCGGTGAGGACGCGTTGCCGGGCTTGATCGGGGCCGGGATCGACTGCATCGAGCACGGCACCGGGCTGACGGACGCGACGATCGAGCAAATGGTCGAGCATGGAACCGCCCTTGTTCCGACGCTGATCAATATCGAGACGTTTCCCGATATAGCGGCTTCGGCCGGCAAGTATCCGGTCTACGCGCGACACATGCGGGAACTTCACGGTCGAGTGGCGTCGACCATAGGACGAGCACACGATGCCGGTATACCGATCTTTGCGGGGACCGATGCAGGCGGCTCCATCAGGCACGGACGGATCGCCGAGGAGGTGCAGGCACTCGAACGCGTGGGTATGACCGCGACCGAAGCTCTGGGAGCTGCGTGCTGGGACGCTAGATCTTGGCTCGGTCATCCCGGACTCGAGCACGGAGCGTCAGCCGATCTGCTGATCTACACGACGGATCCACGCAGGGGGCCGGATGTGCTGTCGACGCCCGACGTCGTAGTACTTCGTGGTGTGCCGATCGAACGAAAATGA
- a CDS encoding M23 family metallopeptidase, whose protein sequence is MGSHRRSNIYVPIEMDIDAPRGRHRAQVEKNEAGLRAATIVLATGAIVAGAAQLGAGTAAAAPAPEAPTAGMPFEIPQNLLPGGFELPPGIELPENIALPQDLQLPDTSNLQGFGIPDLGAAAQDLIRGLQPIKERAVQPVSGVLTSTFGSRWGAHHGGLDIAAPIGTPILAATDGQVTAAGPASGFGLWVKVLHDDGTETIYGHINDYSVTPGQHVTAGQQIATVGNRGESTGPHLHFEVHDPSGVKVDPAEWLSMRGVSVTWTDAAINA, encoded by the coding sequence GTGGGATCCCACCGGCGGTCGAACATATACGTTCCGATCGAGATGGATATCGATGCACCGCGCGGGCGTCACAGGGCACAGGTAGAAAAGAACGAAGCCGGACTGCGGGCCGCGACGATCGTTCTGGCTACCGGCGCGATCGTGGCGGGAGCTGCACAGCTCGGAGCGGGTACCGCCGCTGCTGCCCCTGCGCCGGAAGCTCCGACTGCGGGAATGCCATTCGAGATTCCGCAGAATCTTCTCCCCGGAGGCTTCGAGTTGCCGCCGGGTATCGAGCTCCCGGAAAACATTGCGCTCCCACAAGATCTTCAGCTTCCGGACACGTCGAACCTTCAGGGCTTCGGAATCCCTGACCTCGGAGCCGCAGCCCAAGATTTGATCAGGGGTCTTCAGCCCATCAAAGAACGGGCTGTGCAGCCTGTATCGGGGGTACTCACATCGACATTCGGGTCCCGTTGGGGTGCGCACCACGGTGGTCTCGATATCGCTGCCCCTATCGGAACGCCGATCTTGGCCGCGACCGACGGCCAGGTGACAGCAGCGGGACCGGCCTCCGGTTTCGGTCTGTGGGTAAAGGTGCTGCACGACGACGGCACCGAGACCATCTATGGGCATATCAACGACTATTCGGTGACCCCCGGACAGCATGTGACGGCAGGTCAACAGATCGCAACGGTGGGTAACCGCGGCGAATCCACCGGTCCGCACCTGCATTTCGAGGTCCACGATCCGAGTGGCGTCAAGGTCGATCCCGCCGAGTGGCTCTCCATGCGCGGAGTCTCGGTCACGTGGACCGACGCGGCAATCAACGCCTGA
- the trmD gene encoding tRNA (guanosine(37)-N1)-methyltransferase TrmD, producing MQLDIVTIFPEYLTPLRTALLGKAIDKGLVSVGVHDLRSWTNDVHKAVDDSPYGGGPGMVMKSTVWGDALDDVLAEDSLLVVPTPAGVPFTQRTAERWADERHLVFACGRYEGIDQRVFDDAARRVRVEEVSIGDYVLIGGEAAVLVMSEAVVRLLPGVLGNQQSHQQDSFSDGLLEGPSYTRPVSWRGLDVPDVLLSGDHARIAAWRAEQSLRRTTERRPDLLSD from the coding sequence GTGCAACTCGATATCGTCACGATATTTCCCGAGTACCTGACACCCCTTCGAACTGCTTTGCTGGGCAAGGCAATCGACAAGGGGCTTGTCTCGGTGGGGGTTCACGATCTGAGGTCGTGGACCAACGACGTGCACAAAGCCGTCGACGATTCGCCCTACGGTGGTGGCCCAGGGATGGTCATGAAATCCACGGTCTGGGGTGACGCACTCGATGACGTACTCGCAGAAGATTCACTTTTGGTAGTTCCGACGCCGGCTGGTGTGCCCTTCACACAGCGCACCGCAGAGCGGTGGGCGGACGAACGTCATCTGGTGTTTGCTTGTGGCCGGTACGAAGGCATCGATCAGCGAGTCTTCGACGACGCAGCTCGACGAGTTCGTGTCGAAGAAGTGAGCATCGGTGATTACGTTCTCATCGGCGGCGAGGCCGCAGTCCTGGTGATGAGTGAGGCCGTTGTACGGCTCCTGCCGGGTGTGCTCGGCAATCAGCAATCGCACCAACAAGATTCGTTCTCCGATGGTTTGCTCGAGGGCCCGAGCTACACCAGGCCTGTGAGTTGGCGTGGACTCGACGTTCCCGACGTACTTCTCTCCGGTGACCATGCGCGGATCGCAGCGTGGCGCGCCGAGCAGTCCCTCCGACGTACTACCGAGCGTCGGCCGGATCTCTTGTCGGACTGA
- a CDS encoding CPBP family intramembrane glutamic endopeptidase, whose amino-acid sequence MTWPGPSDPENLPPSWAGMAPMNAVHHQSTGYSDRYWRAESLAAKRRGGQRWGIPAAAAVLALNLAGFLALPCLIDTDSSPAYVLAIMLPSVLAASLAFAITARRGNGPVVDFGLPTSLSEWGVQVRSGIAWGAAALVGGLLLALLVLARTDLESGSPLGNLLAIPTPWKVVLVAWIWIGAPFCEEVMFRGMLWGALERRAAPMRMSWLGNRWVVLVVTAVVFALWHREGWRFLVLVWGGFAIGIARMRTGSVVASTTAHSVNNTLPALAILSLAE is encoded by the coding sequence ATGACCTGGCCGGGCCCGAGCGACCCCGAGAATCTTCCGCCGAGCTGGGCCGGGATGGCCCCGATGAACGCTGTTCATCACCAGAGCACCGGGTACTCGGATCGCTACTGGCGGGCCGAGTCGCTGGCTGCGAAACGGCGAGGCGGTCAGAGATGGGGAATTCCAGCAGCGGCGGCCGTGCTTGCCCTCAACCTCGCGGGCTTCCTCGCGTTGCCGTGTTTGATCGACACCGACTCCTCGCCCGCCTACGTTCTGGCGATCATGCTTCCCAGTGTCCTGGCTGCGAGTCTTGCATTCGCGATCACCGCGCGCCGAGGGAACGGCCCCGTCGTGGACTTCGGCCTGCCGACCTCGCTGTCCGAATGGGGAGTTCAGGTTCGATCAGGAATCGCCTGGGGTGCCGCTGCCTTGGTAGGTGGCCTGTTACTTGCGCTGCTTGTCTTGGCTCGTACCGATCTCGAGAGTGGATCACCGCTCGGAAACCTGCTCGCCATACCCACACCCTGGAAAGTCGTATTGGTGGCGTGGATCTGGATCGGCGCCCCGTTCTGCGAGGAAGTGATGTTCCGGGGGATGCTGTGGGGTGCGCTCGAACGGCGTGCAGCGCCGATGCGGATGTCTTGGTTGGGAAACAGATGGGTCGTTCTGGTGGTCACGGCAGTCGTGTTCGCGCTGTGGCACCGCGAAGGATGGCGTTTCTTAGTATTGGTGTGGGGCGGATTCGCTATCGGCATCGCCCGAATGCGGACCGGTTCGGTAGTGGCATCCACTACCGCTCACTCGGTGAACAACACCCTGCCGGCACTGGCGATTCTCTCTCTGGCAGAATAG
- a CDS encoding serine hydrolase has product MSRPLQVLAVSFTALVAAVSILSTGCSAPDDTPAALAIDTSESPFPDTATVEDMSIDSRIPEAVASALGRGAEVDFAFLDRETGAYFASGDAEPIETASVSKLFIADDVLHGADVSQVPVAEEDLESLKTMLESSDDSAANYLWDKYGGSEIITRVSERYGLTATTPPWDDLWWNTMSTAADLVAYYTRLLDGVGGLSPASTATMIGLLRQSAPVATDGYHQHFGIVDGLPAEPVYAVKQGWMCCIADRWIHLSTGTVGADNRYVLAFVSREEIHYEDDMEHYPDTAVVDVTDDSSAQHARDTLTGVVTMLFPDGAIGSSPIS; this is encoded by the coding sequence ATGTCCAGGCCGTTGCAAGTCCTGGCGGTGTCTTTCACGGCACTTGTCGCCGCGGTATCGATTCTTTCCACAGGATGCAGTGCCCCCGACGACACACCGGCCGCGCTCGCGATCGATACCTCCGAATCACCTTTTCCCGACACGGCCACCGTCGAAGACATGTCTATCGACTCGCGTATCCCCGAAGCCGTGGCGTCGGCCCTCGGGCGTGGCGCGGAGGTCGATTTTGCTTTCCTCGATCGCGAGACCGGTGCGTACTTTGCCAGCGGCGATGCCGAACCGATCGAAACAGCGTCGGTATCCAAGTTGTTCATCGCCGACGACGTTCTGCACGGGGCGGATGTGAGCCAGGTTCCGGTTGCCGAAGAAGACCTGGAGTCGTTGAAGACGATGCTCGAGTCCTCGGACGACTCTGCCGCAAACTACTTGTGGGACAAGTACGGCGGGTCCGAGATCATCACGCGTGTGAGCGAGCGCTACGGATTGACGGCGACCACACCGCCGTGGGATGACCTGTGGTGGAACACGATGTCGACCGCAGCAGACCTAGTTGCGTATTACACACGACTGCTCGACGGCGTCGGTGGACTCTCGCCTGCGTCGACCGCAACGATGATCGGGCTTCTTCGTCAATCGGCTCCGGTGGCGACCGACGGGTACCACCAGCATTTCGGCATTGTCGACGGCCTACCGGCCGAGCCGGTCTACGCGGTCAAACAGGGGTGGATGTGCTGCATCGCCGACCGGTGGATCCATCTCTCGACAGGCACAGTAGGCGCAGACAATCGCTACGTGTTGGCATTCGTTTCTCGCGAGGAGATTCATTACGAGGACGATATGGAGCACTATCCGGACACCGCGGTCGTAGACGTCACCGACGACAGTAGCGCTCAGCACGCGCGCGACACGCTCACCGGCGTCGTGACAATGCTGTTTCCGGATGGCGCGATCGGCAGCTCGCCTATCTCATGA
- a CDS encoding RNA-binding protein, whose protein sequence is MSAVVADAVEHLVRGIVANPDDVRVELITGRRGRTVEVHVHPDDLGKVIGRGGRTATALRTLVSGIGGRGIRVDVVDTDQ, encoded by the coding sequence GTGAGTGCCGTTGTCGCCGACGCCGTCGAACATCTTGTTCGTGGCATCGTCGCCAATCCTGACGACGTGCGCGTCGAACTGATCACCGGACGTCGTGGGCGCACCGTGGAAGTCCACGTGCACCCAGACGATCTGGGAAAGGTCATAGGACGCGGCGGTCGGACGGCAACTGCGTTGCGCACCTTGGTCTCCGGAATCGGCGGTCGCGGCATTCGCGTCGACGTCGTCGATACCGATCAGTAG